The segment TCAACTTCTAttgttttcccttttttgtGTGTCAATAACTGATCTCTATTTCCTTTTCAATAGCACTGCGAGTGCTGTTACAGTTAGGAGTACAATCCGAAGACTGAGGGAGCAGACTGAGAGTTAGAGCAATTGTCCCCTTCTGGCGGTGCAGCTTATGATCCTACTTATCTCgacatgtttttcaatttttgagtattttatgTTGTGAGATCAAGATATGTTCCTCAATTTGAGTACTTTATGTTCTGAACATCTCAATTAGACATTAGTATAAAACTGTGTTTTTCAGACAATTATTTACTGATGCATTTTGTTGCCATTACTTCTTTATGCTTACTGAAAGGTGTCGATGCTAGTTGAAATTTAACATTATCTGTAGTACTAAACTGATATTTTGCAAATCATCGAAAGGAGGAAATTTTACCTTAATCTTTTAGATCATAGTACTTTctccgtttcaatttatgtTATGCTTCGTTAGTCAATATTATAatctgttttttcttttgaaaaatagctttctcaaattatttttagaaattcatgataaaattaactttttcttGTTTCATCTTACCATTGGTATAATTTTTCCTTGAGATTCAAAGTCTTTGATCATGAAATGTTGTTTAAATAGTTTGTTACAAGCTGTTTACTTTGATTCTTGACCCATATCTATTGATATGTTGACAAGGTGACCTTGGCAAGTCATATACTCATTATTGGGGATgacataaattaaattaaatatactcATAATGGAGAGAGATTATAACTTGCATATAAATAAGGTTAATGTAGCAAAAGGTTCCTTCTAATTATATTTCTCAAAGGAGCATATAAAGTGAAAAAACGATAGATATTTTGAGCCgaaataaaaactatttttccCTTCCCTACCAATTATTGAAAAACACAGCCTTAGTTAGTTATAGTGGGAATGTTCCCTGCCACTGTACAATACGTTGGTACTTGATTATCACACCTCAAGACACCCTAGCTCCCACTAAAGGAGTAGGTAGAATTAGTAAGCAACGGAACCGAAATTTTCACCacaaaaaagataaaacataggttcaacatctactatatacacatataatataatttaaccataattaaatggttataatataatttaaccaTAATTAAATGGTTAAGCTCGGATGAACCTCCTCAAGCCTACCTAGCTCCGTCCCTGGGTGGAATAGGACTTCCCACCAATCGACTTAAAGTTCTGGATATGCTGATGAAACAAAATTTATAGTCATTTGTTAATACAGCATATGTTTAGTTACTATTACTTTATACAACATAACACAGCAGAGGTGATCTCCCTTTGAGATACAAGATTAGAAACTTGGCCATTCTCTTATGGCAAAACACAGAAAACAGGAAACTATCTACAGTTACTGGACAGTAACAACAGAAAGAAACGATGAACAACCTACTTACATCTgcagtcttttttttttttgtggttgcGCTCTTAGCTCCTATGTGAAGGCGCACTATATGTGCATATTAGTAAAGGCCTAATGGAAGGGACACGATAAACTTGCTCCTCAATCAGCTCGTTGCCTGTTGTGGTTCCAAGTTGGTCCCTGGTTGTCTCAGTCTCTGTATCTAAAAACAAGACCGATGAGAGAGTGTAAAACCATAGACTCAGCCAACTGAGGGGTTTACACAACTGATGACGGTGAATGGCAACTGTCTCCATTTTGATGCATCTGGTTTTGGACAGCTTTCACAGCTGCTACTCTTGCTGCAGTGGCGGACTTGTTGGCAGAAGTAACAGCTCGTTTTGCTCTTTCGTCCACGTTTGGCACATTAATAGCTTTTTCAGCAGCTTGCCTTGCTTCCTaagaacaaggaagaaaatTTATGAGCACACAGAGGCTGAGGTAATTAACACTAggtatttatcaatattttccttttctgaCTGTTGAAAATGCATTGCTGAAGCTTCAAAAAGGGGATTGGAAGCTTCCACCAGAAGACACTCCAGAAACACAgccaaaaaaggaaatacaCAACTGTTGAAACGAGAGAGCGATGGGAGGAGTCAAATTTCGGAAATATATTTGCAGCCTGGTTTGTTAGAAAGGGGAAAAGGAGGACCATTTTGTAAGAACTGTCAACTAATTTAGAGAAGGTTTTGTGGAAGTTCTATCAGTACAAGTTCAAACTAAATTTCCAGTGTAAAAACTATCAACGATGGAATCAGTACTTTTTCGAGCCACTTTTACATTTTCTTCTATGTCCCTACAACATCCTACTATGATCAGGGAAACAAGATTATTACCTGGACTGCATGAAGCACTTTAGAATGGTCAATTGCAGAAGGAGATCCCGGAAGGCTGCCAAGTCTACTTGAAACATTAAGAATCCCATTTTGCCAGTGACCAGACTGAGTTTCCCCATTTCTGAACGTGTAAATGCCAAACCCTTGCCTCTTCCCCTCATGCCAGGCTCCTTCATAGCGATGACCATTTCCAAAGTGGTATACTCCAAAACCATGCATCTTATCTGCAAAATACTCTCCAGCATATGTATCCCCATTTCTACATGGTCATGCAAATGAACAGACTGGTGAGTAAAAACACATGCACTGATATTCTCCCAAGAAAGAGAAcagagaaaggaaaagaaattgatGAGTAAGACAGATCACAATAAAGAATGAACATGGGACAACAATTTGGCTTCCCTTCATTAACATGACTATCCATTTTTTATAATTCCGAGGGCTGCCACAATGCCATCCAGTCATCTTTGTTTATACTAACATGGTTTAGCTAGTTGGCCACTTCCCTCTCCCCACCCCTAATTATTTGGCTTCCCTTCATTAACATGACTATCCATTTTTATAATTCCGAGGGCTGCCACAATGCCATTCAGTCATCTTTGTTTATGCTAACATGGTTTAGCTAGTTGGCCACTTCCCTCTCCCACCCCTAACTATCTTGAGTTATACTGAGTGCTACATAAAAAACATGAATCTAAACCTAACTAAGCAAGCAGCCATCCAATTGAGTGATAGAGTGTGTTAATTCATTTGAATAATACATGAGAAAAGAGGGTGAGAAATGACAACAGAAGAAAATATGGAATTCCAGGCTCCTCATGCGCAGTCAGCAAAAGAATCCTGAAAGTAGACTCCTTGGACTGGAGCAGACAAATAAGCTAAGCAAGAAAAATATCCTAACATAGAGCATCAAGTATTAGCAACAGAATATCTCCAAGTTGAACTAACCTCAATATGAAGAGGCAGCTCAACAGGAAACCTCCAAGTTGAACTAACCTCAACATGAAGAGGCAGCTGGTGATTTCACAAAAGCCAGTTAAGGGCACTGCAGTTATTGCCTGTTCTCGGTCCTCGAAGAATGTCTTTTATTGAGCATAAAAGTGTAGGTTAATAACTTCACATCTTAAACTTTACACGTTGCTTATCCTcacatttataataattaaatgcaTCATAATCCATAATGTATGTGGAAACTTGAACATCTATTACTTAGTGTCATCACTATATACCCTAGAGCACCGATAAGCAAGTACACTGAAGCTAAGACAAAGAAATACTTGATACAATATTATGTTTCTATTGTGCATGTCAAAAATATGGAACTATTCCAACAAAACTTGAACCAACTGAGCCTACTATGTAGCTCTTGGAATGTGCATGAATTCTAGATgctacaagaaaaaaaaaagatctctAATCTGACATGATTGAGGACAAGGTAAATGTAGCACAAGCACATATAAACCAAACTTTGAGAAAAACAGTTGCAAATGCCCTCAAGTGATTACCTGAAATGATAATGACCCAATCCATGTTTGACACCCCACTTAAACTCCCCTGTATAACTGCTTCCATCTTCACAAGTATGAACCCCATATCCATGACACTGCCCGTTACACCATTCCCCTGCATATAGATCCCCAGTATAAGACCTATACATCCCAACTCCATGTCTCAATCCCTGCCTGTATTGCCCCCTATACCTGCTCCCTTTCGACCACGTTTCCACCCCATATCCATCATATTTTCCATCTATCCAGTCACCTTCATACCTCCCATTCAAACGATAGTAATAAACCCCACTTCCTGAGCATTTCCCTTTATGAAATTCACCCTCATACACATCACCATTGCTGTAAACTTGCACCCAACAACCTGAAACTGGTTTCCTTTCTTGTTTAGGCTTTGAACCAATTGACCAAACAACTGAAGGTCTAGACTTTGAGGCAGTAGGTGATGAATGAAGATTGATAGACAAAGTTCTAGCAAGAAATATGCGGATAGAAGGAACACAAGGGAGAGCAACACAAAGTGAAACCACAAGAAAAGCAATTACAGCAACAATAAACAGAAAGTAAATAAAAGAACCCCAGTAATGAGTGGAAGTCAACAAGTAAAGAGAAGGCAAAGACAGCAATATAAAAAGCTTCAAATGAACTCTAATCCAAGAAGCATGACAAGAGTGATGAAGGAGCCTTAAAGTGATTCTTTTTGTAGCTAACAACACAGGGATAGAACAAGGACATAGAAAAGACTGATTTGATGAAGAGCTAGACTTCAACACAGTAGCTTTGAAATGATTGTGTTGTACTTGTTGGTTAACAGACGAAGATGGGGTTGGGGAATGATAAAGATTAGAACTTTGGGACATTATTGGCCTTTTATGAGGTGTTGACAAAAGGGTTTTTCCTGGTGATTGATTCTGGCAAATTGGTTCATCCCTAAAGTGAATCTGATTGGTTGAAGAATCTGGTGATGGGATCTTGATTTGGAGATTAATCTTGCAAAAATTCTCAGATGGGGTTGACTGATTTGGTATAAAGATTGGATTTTGATATCGTTTTTGATTGGAAGAGATGAAATTGGATGAAAGGTCACTGTGTTCTTGACCTATCTGAACTTCAATATTCTTCTGATGCATTTAACATAAGCTAAAAAtggaaactttttgttttttcaactcaaaaaagttcaaattttttttcaattcttataTAGATTTGTGATCTGTTTCTTCTATGGGTATTTGTGCTTTTACAAGTTTTCTGGTTTTGATAATGGCGGTCTAAGATTattgtatttgttttgtttttttttttttcaagaagaCAAGACCCAAAGTGGGGTTAAAGCAGaagcaaaaaaatttaaaggatGGATAATgggatttatttaatttatttaattggtttttattaaattttatatatatatatataaatatatacccATAATATTGATTGCATTTACTACTTTGCCATTATCacataaactcaaaatatttctaCTTTGAAccaaaatgtttgggaaaatgTTAACATAGGTACCTAAATGATTGAAGAAATGTAAACGAGTCCCTAATGTTATACTACCTAATGTCAAGAATTTCTTAAGCTAATGGTCGATAAAGTGAATGAAAATTTTAGAGATTTAAGGTTCGAATCGCAGTATATATGAAAGAAGTTAAGTGATTTTTTCGATTTGTATAAGTTTTAGTGGATAAAGTTACTCGATATTTGTGTTGATATGAAGTGATATGGATGTAATGAAATAATTGAGGTGCGCGCAAGTTGACTCGAATATTATCGATTAAAAATGATAGTTGATGTTGGCTTACTTCCTAGTGTAATTGCTTGATTGTTATACTGTGCAAGAGTGCAactatgttattattgttttgattaataattttgatatctTATAAGAAAAATGTTAATAGAAAGATATTAGATATTAAGTGTATGCTTATTTGAAAAAATGTTAGTGATCGATTAATTGGTATTTTTAATAACAAAGTTATAATAGCTACTCTAATTTTTTCTATAGTAACTACTAGGTGATCGAAAATTCTAGTAttagtcatttttcttttttgttgtttttatttgttttaaaaattcgattaatttaaatttgcatTGAAAATCAACTCTTAAAATAAAGTTCA is part of the Solanum pennellii chromosome 8, SPENNV200 genome and harbors:
- the LOC107028845 gene encoding uncharacterized protein LOC107028845 — translated: MHQKNIEVQIGQEHSDLSSNFISSNQKRYQNPIFIPNQSTPSENFCKINLQIKIPSPDSSTNQIHFRDEPICQNQSPGKTLLSTPHKRPIMSQSSNLYHSPTPSSSVNQQVQHNHFKATVLKSSSSSNQSFLCPCSIPVLLATKRITLRLLHHSCHASWIRVHLKLFILLSLPSLYLLTSTHYWGSFIYFLFIVAVIAFLVVSLCVALPCVPSIRIFLARTLSINLHSSPTASKSRPSVVWSIGSKPKQERKPVSGCWVQVYSNGDVYEGEFHKGKCSGSGVYYYRLNGRYEGDWIDGKYDGYGVETWSKGSRYRGQYRQGLRHGVGMYRSYTGDLYAGEWCNGQCHGYGVHTCEDGSSYTGEFKWGVKHGLGHYHFRNGDTYAGEYFADKMHGFGVYHFGNGHRYEGAWHEGKRQGFGIYTFRNGETQSGHWQNGILNVSSRLGSLPGSPSAIDHSKVLHAVQEARQAAEKAINVPNVDERAKRAVTSANKSATAARVAAVKAVQNQMHQNGDSCHSPSSVV